From Pandoraea vervacti, the proteins below share one genomic window:
- the modB gene encoding molybdate ABC transporter permease subunit, translated as MGLTPDEWGIVELSLRVGLWGTLCSLPFAYAAAWLLARRHFPGKALLDAVLHLPLVLPPVVVGFALLVLFGAQGAIGKLLREWFHFTFAFRWTGAALAAGVMGFPLLVRAIRQALEASDTKLEQAAQTLGAGPWLTFLTVTLPLTATGVLHGFVLAFARALGEFGATITFVSNIPGQTQTLPLAIYTATQVPDGDAMVWRLCAISVVLAVATLIFSEVMIRFGNRKALGHDG; from the coding sequence ATGGGCCTGACCCCGGACGAGTGGGGCATCGTCGAACTCAGCCTGCGCGTCGGTCTGTGGGGCACGCTTTGCAGCCTGCCCTTCGCCTACGCCGCCGCCTGGCTGCTCGCCCGCCGGCACTTCCCCGGCAAGGCGCTGCTCGATGCCGTTCTGCATCTGCCCCTCGTGCTGCCGCCCGTCGTGGTCGGCTTCGCGCTACTGGTGCTGTTCGGCGCACAAGGCGCCATCGGCAAACTGCTGCGCGAGTGGTTTCACTTCACCTTTGCCTTTCGCTGGACGGGGGCTGCGCTCGCCGCCGGCGTGATGGGATTCCCGCTGCTCGTGCGCGCCATCCGGCAGGCGCTCGAGGCGTCGGACACGAAGCTGGAGCAAGCCGCGCAGACGCTCGGCGCGGGCCCCTGGCTCACCTTCCTTACCGTCACCTTGCCGCTCACGGCCACCGGCGTGCTGCACGGCTTCGTGCTGGCATTTGCGCGCGCGCTCGGCGAGTTCGGCGCCACCATTACCTTCGTCTCGAACATTCCCGGGCAAACGCAGACGTTGCCCCTCGCGATCTACACCGCCACGCAAGTCCCCGACGGCGACGCCATGGTCTGGCGCCTGTGCGCGATATCGGTCGTGCTGGCCGTCGCCACGCTCATCTTCTCCGAAGTCATGATCCGCTTCGGCAATCGCAAGGCGCTCGGTCATGACGGTTGA
- the modC gene encoding molybdenum ABC transporter ATP-binding protein gives MTVDVRLQHRFGDFTLDAKFAVGMGVSALFGPSGSGKSTVVNAVSGLLRPDAGRIVVGDDVLFDSAAGIALPPWRRRIGYVFQDARLLPHFTVRQNLLFGRWLRRRDVAAAGTGAIAPAHVVDVLDLAHLLNRRPGALSGGEKQRVGIGRALLSCPRLLLMDEPLASLDHARRLEVLDYLNRIRHELKLPVLYVTHSLDEVMRLADQVVLFKDGRTISQGAPADVLNVHRDAFDSAAEAPGTVLETRIVAHDARYGLTELAVGGSKVWPHRTRRRRQRHRSPACAARGRTGR, from the coding sequence ATGACGGTTGACGTTCGCCTCCAACATCGCTTCGGCGACTTCACCCTCGACGCCAAGTTCGCCGTCGGCATGGGCGTGAGCGCACTGTTCGGTCCGTCCGGCAGCGGCAAGAGCACCGTGGTCAATGCGGTGTCCGGCCTGCTCAGGCCCGACGCCGGGCGCATCGTCGTGGGCGACGATGTCCTCTTCGACAGCGCCGCCGGCATTGCCCTGCCCCCCTGGCGCCGGCGCATCGGCTACGTGTTTCAGGACGCTCGCCTGCTGCCGCATTTCACCGTCCGTCAGAACCTGCTCTTCGGTCGCTGGCTGCGACGCCGCGACGTGGCGGCTGCGGGCACCGGCGCCATCGCGCCAGCGCATGTGGTCGACGTGCTCGACCTCGCTCATTTGCTGAACCGGCGCCCGGGCGCCTTGTCGGGCGGGGAAAAGCAGCGCGTGGGTATCGGCAGAGCGTTGCTGTCGTGCCCGCGCCTGCTCCTCATGGACGAGCCGCTCGCGTCGCTCGATCATGCGCGGCGTCTGGAAGTGCTCGACTATCTGAATCGCATCCGGCACGAGTTGAAATTGCCGGTGCTGTACGTCACGCACTCGCTCGACGAAGTGATGCGGCTGGCCGATCAGGTGGTGCTCTTCAAGGACGGCCGCACGATCTCCCAAGGGGCGCCGGCCGACGTTCTGAACGTGCATCGTGACGCCTTCGATAGTGCTGCCGAGGCGCCCGGCACGGTGCTGGAGACGCGCATCGTCGCACACGACGCAAGGTATGGCCTCACCGAACTCGCCGTAGGCGGCAGCAAGGTATGGCCTCACCGAACTCGCCGTAGGCGGCAGCGACACCGTTCGCCTGCGTGTGCCGCGCGCGGGCGGACAGGCAGGTGA